In Crassostrea angulata isolate pt1a10 chromosome 4, ASM2561291v2, whole genome shotgun sequence, one genomic interval encodes:
- the LOC128179427 gene encoding peptidoglycan recognition protein 1-like: protein MRIEALYFAALVLPGLAYSDACSNVRIYSRDTWGAQRPKRSMAFKYTPVGLFFVHHTAGSRCFDFDSCAAQVRSIQNYHMVVKRWSDIEYNFLVGEDGAVYEGRGWNNVGAHTNGYNSQSIGMAVMGNFMCTKPNTEALNAVKNLIQCGVNLGHITSTYRLYGHRDASSSSCPGDALYNEIKTWPHYSRIPLWKPDIYCV, encoded by the exons ATGAGGATTGAAGCTCTTTACTTTGCTGCGCTGGTGCTGCCAGGATTGg CATACAGCGACGCTTGTTCCAATGTACGGATCTACTCTCGCGACACCTGGGGAGCACAGAGACCCAAAAGGTCGATGGCGTTTAAATATACCCCTGTTGGTCTTTTCTTCGTCCACCACACTGCAGGGAGTCGATGTTTTGATTTCGATTCATGTGCAGCACAAGTGAGAAGTATTCAAAACTATCACATGGTTGTTAAAC gTTGGTCGGATATAGAATACAATTTCCTTGTGGGTGAGGATGGCGCAGTCTATGAGGGTCGCGGCTGGAACAACGTTGGAGCCCATACCAATGGTTACAATAGCCAGTCCATCGGCATGGCTGTGATGGGAAATTTCATGTGCACAAAACCGAATACCGAGGCTTTAAACGCAGTGAAGAACCTGATTCAGTGCGGAGTGAACCTTGGCCACATCACCTCCACCTACAGACTGTACGGTCACCGTGACGCCAGTAGCAGCTCCTGCCCCGGGGATGCTCTCTATAACGAAATCAAAACGTGGCCGCATTATAGTAGAATACCTCTGTGGAAACCAGACATATACTGTGTATAA
- the LOC128181351 gene encoding uncharacterized protein LOC128181351, whose protein sequence is MVRRESKLTKKPVFMHDKMYNIVPDITTTKRMHEVEDIPTIPRQKPLPLTATGKKYEALPNLGEVHAPSRCNNNATLTRPNPCISPDILSQPDVKKPRIPLACLDLKSIKQKMDKAEKKEKKAKKKKSKPPPKQMTAYLEEKPNVQKENNPPLANIPRPPDTPLDPSKPRRIVRIKQEAFFQSLGPEKIAEIVNMVTGNQGGLGYFQQPGENDYLSSEQQYGYINPDPFSGYIHPADMLPEVIDQNQDIGYSNNFPGYIHPAETLPGVMDSNQEMGYSFPGYIHPADTQPEIMDTNQDMGYSCQLPGLNLFKSEPSSDSVGGFPQIKRTAPGEMLGYVKPKDTGKDSLVANPLILPKPQKQIFKCASQEQFKSLCKRSTMKSTHQKQRSKNTNQKLLSINSNVTI, encoded by the coding sequence ATGGTAAGGAGAGAATCAAAGCTCACAAAGAAGCCAGTGTTTATGCACGACAAGATGTACAACATTGTTCCAGACATAACGACGACCAAACGTATGCACGAGGTGGAAGATATTCCTACCATCCCGAGACAGAAACCCCTTCCGCTCACAGCTACTGGTAAAAAGTACGAAGCATTGCCAAATCTCGGGGAAGTTCATGCTCCATCTAGATGTAACAACAATGCCACTTTAACCAGGCCCAATCCCTGCATCAGCCCCGACATCTTATCTCAACCTGACGTAAAGAAACCTAGAATCCCTCTTGCTTGCTTGGACTTAAAGAGtatcaaacaaaaaatggaCAAAGCTGAAAAGAAGGAGAAGAAAGCCAAGAAAAAGAAGTCTAAACCGCCTCCAAAGCAAATGACCGCATACCTGGAAGAAAAGCCAAACGTACAAAAGGAGAACAATCCTCCATTGGCTAACATCCCTCGTCCCCCGGACACTCCATTAGATCCATCAAAACCGAGACGAATTGTCCGAATCAAGCAGGAAGCGTTCTTCCAATCTCTGGGACCGGAGAAGATTGCAGAAATAGTGAACATGGTCACTGGTAATCAAGGGGGACTTGGTTACTTTCAACAACCAGGTGAAAACGATTACTTGAGTTCGGAGCAGCAGTATGGATACATCAATCCCGACCCATTTTCTGGATATATCCATCCAGCTGACATGCTTCCTGAAGTCATTGATCAAAACCAGGATATAGGATATTCCAATAACTTCCCTGGATATATCCACCCAGCTGAGACGCTGCCAGGAGTCATGGACTCAAATCAGGAGATGGGATATTCGTTCCCTGGATATATCCATCCAGCTGATACACAGCCAGAAATTATGGATACTAATCAGGATATGGGATATTCATGTCAACTTCCTGGactaaatttgttcaaatcagaACCGAGTTCGGATAGTGTAGGCGGCTTTCCTCAAATTAAGCGCACTGCACCTGGGGAAATGTTAGGATACGTCAAACCAAAAGATACTGGTAAAGACAGTTTGGTGGCAAATCCCTTGATTTTACCTAAACCTCAGAAGCAAATATTCAAATGTGCTAGTCAGGAACAATTTAAATCTTTGTGTAAACGCAGCACCATGAAATCTACTCATCAGAAACAACGCTCCAAGAACACCAACCAGAAACTCCTCTCCATCAACTCAAATGTGACCATATGA
- the LOC128179611 gene encoding uncharacterized protein LOC128179611 translates to MGRRDSKLTKKPVFMHDKMYNIVPDITTTKRMHGVDEIPTIPRQKPLSLTATGKKYEALPNLGEVHAPSRCINNAALTRPNPCISPDILSQPDVKKSRVPLACLDLKSIKQKIDKAEKKEKKAKKRKSKPAPKQMTAYQEEKPNAQKENNPPLAHIPRPPDTPLDPSKPRRIVRIRQEIFYQSLGPEKIAEIVNMVTGNQGGLGSLQQPGENNYLSSEQQYGYINPDPFSGYIHPADMLPGVVYPNQEIEYSDNFPGYIHPVDTLPGVIDSNQEMGYSFPGYIHPADTLPEMMDTNQDMGYPCQVVPGQISFNPEIGSDSLGGFLQIKRTAPEEMLGYVKPKDTGKDSLVANPLILPKPQKQIFKCASPEQFKSLCKSSTMKSTQKQRSKNTNRKLLSINSNVTI, encoded by the coding sequence ATGGGAAGAAGAGATTCAAAGCTCACAAAGAAGCCAGTGTTTATGCACGACAAGATGTACAACATTGTTCCAGATATAACGACGACCAAACGTATGCACGGGGTAGATGAGATTCCTACCATTCCGAGACAGAAACCCCTTTCGCTCACAGCTACTGGTAAAAAGTACGAAGCATTGCCAAATCTCGGAGAAGTTCATGCTCCATCTAGATGTATCAACAATGCCGCTTTAACCAGACCCAATCCCTGCATCAGCCCCGACATCTTATCTCAACCTGACGTAAAGAAATCTAGAGTCCCTCTTGCTTGCTTGGACTTGAAGAGTATCAAACAAAAAATCGACAAAGCTGAAAAGAAGGAAAAGAAAGCCAAGAAAAGGAAGTCCAAACCGGCTCCAAAGCAAATGACCGCATACCAGGAAGAAAAGCCAAATGCACAAAAGGAGAACAATCCTCCATTGGCCCACATCCCTCGTCCGCCGGACACTCCATTAGATCCCTCAAAACCGAGACGAATTGTCCGGATCAGGCAGGAAATATTCTACCAATCTCTGGGACCGGAGAAGATTGCAGAAATAGTGAACATGGTCACTGGTAATCAAGGAGGACTTGGTTCCCTTCAACAACCAGGTGAAAACAATTACCTGAGTTCGGAGCAGCAGTATGGATACATCAATCCCGACCCTTTTTCTGGATACATCCACCCAGCTGACATGCTACCAGGAGTCGTTTATCCAAACCAGGAAATAGAATATTCTGATAACTTCCCTGGATATATCCACCCAGTAGACACGCTGCCTGGAGTCATTGACTCAAATCAGGAGATGGGATATTCGTTCCCTGGATATATCCATCCAGCTGATACATTGCCAGAAATGATGGATACTAATCAGGATATGGGATATCCATGTCAAGTTGTTCCTGGACAGATTTCATTCAACCCAGAAATTGGTTCGGATAGTCTAGGCGGCTTTCTTCAAATTAAGCGCACTGCACCTGAGGAAATGTTAGGATACGTCAAACCAAAAGATACTGGTAAAGACAGTTTGGTGGCAAATCCCTTGATTCTACCTAAACCTCAGAAGCAAATATTCAAATGCGCCAGTCCAGAACAATTTAAATCCTTGTGTAAAAGCAGCACCATGAAATCTACCCAGAAACAACGCTCCAAGAACACCAACCGGAAACTCCTCTCTATCAACTCAAATGTGACCATATGa